From a single Apium graveolens cultivar Ventura chromosome 2, ASM990537v1, whole genome shotgun sequence genomic region:
- the LOC141691211 gene encoding uncharacterized protein LOC141691211: MIEYALKLDFPTTNNEAEYEALIAGLGMARAVRAKNLKVCRDSRLVVAQVNGEFEVNNDTMAKYLRVVKGILIQFGEWYAEHIPREDNTMVDPLSKFALSEIKNYSRSIYFQVLKTPAIHVINLIVPIGVASYWINPIKTHLETRWLPDDAQEARKLSVRALRYSLIEDLLYKMSFIIPYLKCLRPLEVEEALKEAHDRICGKHLGQGPRSQDNSIGILLANNVSRCRDLCEEM, encoded by the coding sequence ATGATTGAGTATGCTTTAAAGTTGGACTTCCCAACTACGAACAACGAAGCGGAATACGAAGCTTTAATAGCCGGATTAGGCATGGCTAGAGCCGTGAGGGCCAAGAACCTTAAAGTATGTAGGGATTCAAGACTTGTTGTTGCTCAAGTCAATGGAGAGTTTGAGGTCAATAATGACACAATGGCCAAGTACCTGAGAGTTGTGAAGGGAATACTGATTCAGTTTGGTGAATGGTACGCTGAACATATTCCGAGAGAGGATAACACAATGGTCGATCCCCTATCTAAGTTTGCGTTATCTGAAATCAAGAACTACTCGAGAAGTATCTACTTTCAAGTCCTAAAGACCCCTGCCATACATGTCATAAATTTGATAGTGCCAATTGGTGTGGCAAGTTATTGGATTAATCCAATTAAGACTCACCTTGAGACTAGATGGCTTCCCGATGATGCCCAGGAGGCACGCAAATTATCGGTGAGAGCATTGAGATATTCGTTGATTGAGGACCTCCTGTACAAAATGTCTTTCATCATTCCATACTTAAAGTGCTTGAGACCTCTTGAAGTAGAGGAAGCGCTTAAGGAAGCCCATGATAGGATATGTGGGAAACACTTGGGGCAGggccctcgctcacaagataactcgaTTGGGATTCTACTCGCCAATAATGTTAGCCGATGCAGAGACttatgtgaagaaatgtga